A stretch of Candidatus Woesearchaeota archaeon DNA encodes these proteins:
- a CDS encoding 50S ribosomal protein L19e: protein MVDLGKQKNLAARALGVSKQRVKFVGDSAEAKKSLKELISREDVKALIEEKIIKKLPKKGNSRTNANKIIIQRAKGRRSGQGSRKGTANARFNTKDKWIIKIRALRSMLTKLKEDGKLDVKTYRNLYRKSKGNFFRNKRHLALYLEQNNLLLEVENGKK, encoded by the coding sequence ATGGTTGACTTAGGTAAACAAAAGAATTTGGCTGCAAGAGCTCTTGGAGTTTCAAAACAAAGAGTTAAATTTGTAGGAGATTCTGCTGAGGCTAAAAAGAGTTTGAAAGAACTTATTTCAAGGGAAGATGTTAAAGCTTTAATTGAAGAAAAAATTATTAAGAAATTACCTAAAAAAGGTAATTCTAGAACTAATGCAAATAAGATTATTATTCAAAGAGCTAAAGGTAGAAGGTCTGGTCAAGGTTCAAGAAAAGGAACTGCTAATGCAAGATTTAATACTAAGGATAAATGGATTATTAAGATTAGAGCACTTAGGTCGATGCTTACTAAATTAAAAGAAGATGGTAAGTTAGATGTTAAGACTTATAGAAATTTATACAGAAAAAGTAAGGGTAACTTTTTTAGAAATAAGAGGCATCTTGCTCTTTATCTAGAGCAGAATAACTTGTTATTGGAGGTAGAAAATGGCAAGAAATAG
- the rpl32e gene encoding 50S ribosomal protein L32e (contacts helix 25 of domain II of the 23S rRNA), translated as MVKDLLKVRALVKKRKPTYTRQQTNQFAKFKGDGWRKPKGYQSKMRLRRRGHKGMPEVGFGSPKEVRGLNKAGFKEVVVNNVADLNKLNVKDEVAVIGRTVGGKKKVAILEEGKKLKIGFANVFDIDGTIKSLSKEPKKKVEKKSTEKKADKPKAEDKKSEEAVK; from the coding sequence ATGGTTAAGGATTTATTAAAGGTTAGAGCTTTAGTTAAGAAGAGAAAACCTACATATACTAGGCAACAAACTAATCAATTCGCTAAATTTAAAGGCGATGGTTGGAGAAAGCCTAAAGGATACCAGTCTAAGATGAGACTTAGAAGGAGGGGTCATAAAGGAATGCCTGAAGTTGGTTTTGGTTCTCCTAAAGAAGTTAGAGGTCTTAATAAGGCTGGATTTAAAGAAGTAGTTGTTAATAATGTTGCTGATTTAAATAAGCTTAATGTTAAGGATGAAGTTGCAGTTATTGGTAGAACTGTTGGTGGAAAGAAAAAGGTTGCAATCTTGGAAGAAGGTAAAAAACTAAAAATTGGTTTTGCAAATGTTTTCGATATCGATGGAACTATTAAGTCATTATCTAAAGAGCCTAAAAAGAAAGTAGAGAAAAAATCTACTGAAAAGAAGGCAGATAAACCTAAAGCTGAAGATAAAAAATCTGAGGAGGCTGTAAAATAA
- a CDS encoding 50S ribosomal protein L6: protein MVSKQEKVKKQWDSLSIEVPLEGTTATIEGITLTVKGEKGELTRDFKCPNVQLKVESDNVIISTDRFSQREKKMMFTFKAHIKNMVLGVTSGFEYNLVVVFAKFPMTVELKGNIFYVKNLLGEKVPRSFEVSSDVKVVIKGKDITVTGIDKEKTGQAAASIEQLCKISHLDRRVVQDGIYITTKPHRSYQ from the coding sequence ATGGTTTCCAAACAAGAAAAAGTAAAGAAACAGTGGGATTCATTATCTATTGAAGTTCCTTTAGAAGGCACAACTGCAACAATTGAAGGTATAACTTTAACTGTTAAAGGTGAGAAAGGAGAACTTACAAGAGATTTTAAATGTCCTAATGTTCAATTAAAAGTTGAGTCAGACAATGTTATAATTAGTACTGATAGGTTTTCTCAAAGAGAGAAAAAAATGATGTTCACATTTAAAGCTCATATTAAAAACATGGTTTTAGGTGTTACATCAGGTTTCGAGTATAATTTGGTTGTGGTGTTTGCAAAATTCCCTATGACTGTTGAATTGAAAGGAAATATCTTTTATGTTAAGAATCTTTTAGGTGAGAAAGTTCCAAGATCATTTGAAGTTTCTTCTGATGTAAAAGTTGTTATTAAAGGTAAAGACATTACTGTTACGGGTATTGATAAAGAGAAAACTGGACAAGCTGCTGCAAGTATTGAGCAATTATGTAAGATTTCTCATTTAGATAGAAGGGTTGTTCAAGATGGAATTTATATTACTACTAAACCGCATAGGAGTTATCAATAA
- a CDS encoding 30S ribosomal protein S8: MVLNDPISDSLSKINNAVKALNKTVTMKNSKLMVKVLDVLKENGYVGSYEMIADSKQGLIEVNLLGTINKCFAIKPRYPVKIEELEMFERRFLPAKDFGVLIISTNKGLLTQKQAKELNVGGTLVAYCY, from the coding sequence ATGGTATTAAACGATCCAATTTCAGATTCATTGTCTAAAATTAATAATGCCGTAAAGGCACTTAACAAAACAGTTACTATGAAGAATAGTAAATTAATGGTTAAGGTTTTAGATGTGTTAAAAGAAAACGGTTATGTTGGTTCATACGAAATGATTGCTGATAGTAAACAAGGATTAATTGAGGTTAATCTTTTAGGTACAATCAATAAATGTTTTGCAATTAAGCCAAGATATCCTGTTAAAATAGAGGAGCTTGAAATGTTTGAGAGAAGGTTTTTACCTGCTAAAGACTTTGGAGTATTAATTATTTCAACTAATAAAGGTCTTTTGACTCAAAAACAAGCTAAGGAATTAAATGTTGGAGGTACACTTGTAGCTTATTGTTACTAG
- a CDS encoding 30S ribosomal protein S14: protein MKHNKPNERDYGFGVTRCETCGTTRGHISKYGLNICRRCFRLNASKLGFKKLN, encoded by the coding sequence ATAAAACACAACAAACCAAATGAGAGAGATTATGGGTTTGGAGTTACACGATGTGAAACTTGTGGAACAACTAGAGGACATATTAGTAAATATGGTTTAAACATTTGTAGAAGATGTTTTAGATTAAATGCTTCAAAGCTAGGCTTTAAGAAATTAAATTAA
- a CDS encoding 50S ribosomal protein L5: protein MAVEKTRTKTKTKTDGTVNVMRNLILDKVTVNICVGNDKPGMVKAEKLLRIVTNKTPVKNVAKRRLATWQIRPGLPIGYKVTMRGVEAKTFLKWVLDSKGKKFNGSSIDGNGNFSVGVSEYLDLNGMKYDSEIGIMGFELTATFKRAGFRIKSRKIRPAKVPQRHRIKKDEVLGFMKNNFEVSII from the coding sequence GACTAAAACTGATGGTACTGTTAATGTGATGAGAAATCTTATCTTAGATAAAGTTACAGTAAATATTTGTGTTGGTAATGATAAACCTGGTATGGTTAAAGCAGAGAAATTGCTTAGAATTGTTACTAATAAAACTCCAGTAAAGAATGTTGCTAAAAGAAGACTTGCAACTTGGCAAATTAGACCAGGTTTACCTATTGGTTACAAAGTAACTATGAGAGGAGTTGAAGCTAAGACATTTTTAAAATGGGTTTTAGATTCAAAAGGTAAGAAATTTAATGGTTCCTCAATTGATGGTAATGGTAATTTTTCCGTTGGAGTTTCAGAATATCTGGATCTTAATGGTATGAAGTACGATTCTGAGATTGGAATTATGGGTTTCGAACTTACTGCAACTTTTAAGAGAGCAGGATTTAGAATTAAGAGTAGAAAAATAAGACCAGCTAAGGTTCCTCAAAGACATAGGATTAAGAAGGACGAAGTTTTAGGTTTTATGAAAAACAATTTCGAGGTGAGCATTATTTAA